One genomic region from Ptychodera flava strain L36383 chromosome 14, AS_Pfla_20210202, whole genome shotgun sequence encodes:
- the LOC139149520 gene encoding transmembrane protein 223-like, with the protein MMAIFVSLRKSACALMMFRGGSSSMVTPVKLVTRCSRWESASISLRRMFTNSTLQRHSNGTSIPRMNFYSTNGPHHRPSISAKTCRRFYYGEISRQRPPDTNVVKDVLLYENSKFTFHRVMGMFAVAQFTFWIYLAHFAYTEMRVSQKAEISVYGEKGAPEDKKKKFSFAGLSFHLGSPYWKYGMTIFCFGMGSLIMSAVMIFSSRNVHRLILRRGGQKCTVIPFGFFGRLGQRFTVPLTRMSCLHSRDSVKSNLPIKVKGRLFFYLLDKRGKFYNAKLFDFTAGMKRVID; encoded by the exons ATGATGGCAATTTTCGTATCTCTTCGAAAATCTGCCTGTGCGCTAATGATGTTTCGAGGTGGATCTTCATCGATGGTGACGCCGGTCAAACTAGTCACAAGATGCTCGAGGTGGGAGAGCGCTTCTATTTCTTTGCGGAGGATGTTCACCAATTCAACGCTTCAAAGACACTCGAACGGTACAAGCATACCTCGCATGAACTTTTACTCAACAAATGGACCACATCACCGTCCGTCTATCAGCGCCAAAACTTGCCGAAGATTTTACTACGGCGAAATCAGTAGACAGCGCCCTCCTGATACTAACGTCGTGAAAGATGTTCTCCTGTATGAAAACAGCAAGTTCACATTTCACCGTGTTATGGGAATGTTTGCCGTCGCACAGTTCACTTTCTGGATATATTTGGCGCATTTTGCATACACAGAAATGAGAGTTAGTCAAAAAGCAGAAATATCTGTTTATGGAGAAAAAGGAGCACCGGAGGACAAGAAGAAAAAATTTTCTTTCGCCGGTTTGAGTTTCCATCTTGGTTCTCCCTATTGGAAATACGGAATGACGATATTTTGTTTTGGAATGG GTTCTCTGATAATGTCAGCAGTGATGATATTCTCAAGTAGGAACGTCCATCGACTGATTTTGAGAAGAGGGGGCCAGAAGTGCACGGTGATACCGTTTGGATTCTTTGGACGTCTCGGCCAAAGGTTCACAGTTCCCCTGACAAGGATGTCGTGTCTGCACTCAAGGGACTCTGTCAAGTCCAATTTGCCCATCAAAGTCAAAGGAcgtcttttcttttatttactgGATAAGAGAGGGAAATTTTACAATGCCAAGCTGTTTGATTTCACTGCTGGAATGAAAAGAGTGATTGACTGA